Proteins from a single region of Syngnathus scovelli strain Florida chromosome 7, RoL_Ssco_1.2, whole genome shotgun sequence:
- the si:dkey-103g5.4 gene encoding uncharacterized protein si:dkey-103g5.4 isoform X2, protein MDVGSHHEVNEVLWSGRPLREATVEMHDLAQAEAQRRVAQRATLSLILPPHVLNILSLVDEEEWDQHCVWYTELMSGLDMMDLRMEQLQQDQDKWNTQRGEEWTASVRLTDREPTLGEMWEQCSSRLSDLDVALIKLQFVRHLSKLRADTAQEVLRGKFWYKEYGLIRLCRPRPTGNVMSLLQRKILPLLDRMNQQFAVDKQQVNSNPNLSRQNDFGTNQQPDGACVPPSHITVPTIPEEAWTKLLQISPLFQLLKGVEQGLKDKSGERFLDELECQWECEGELIPLEPSSLNPKEFLVYQHGLFLMHTLHAQKLTPTVSLQIAARLPSNNYHNNTFRNSFFYREADETLFVRRQRLHSVGDFYLLLLHCLSHVAIEDMSNDSTPAFKRLFWKVLQASLGQLFQAKVGLDVPAHEAHWSFCDSEPPQGRSTSVIPHSCGEQSASLEQPSSAVEEFGRKHGETSLVSKEEGPKRPLRRGSTLSCDFSQSIIKEK, encoded by the exons ATGGACGTTGGCAGCCATCATGAGGTTAATGAG GTCCTGTGGTCAGGCAGGCCGCTAAGGGAAGCAACTGTGGAAATGCACGACTTAGCCCAGGCTGAAGCCCAAAGAAGAGTAGCCCAACGTGccaccttgtctctgatccTTCCTCCACATGTTTTGAATATCCTCAGCCTGG TGGATGAAGAGGAGTGGGATCAGCATTGTGTTTGGTACACTGAGTTGATGTCAGGCCTTGACATGATGGACTTACGCATGGAGCAGCTGCAACAAGATCAGGACAAATGGAACACACAAAGAGGAGAAGAATGGACAGCAAGTGTCCGCCTTACG gACAGAGAGCCGACGCTGGGAGAAATGTGGGAGCAATGTTCTTCCAGATTGTCCGATTTAGATGTTGCTCTCATTAAGCTGCAATTTGTTCGCCATCTTTCCAAGCTGCGTGCTGACACGGCTCAG GAAGTCCTGCGTGGAAAATTCTGGTACAAAGAATACGGTCTGATTCGCTTGTGTCGACCCAGACCGACCGGGAACGTCATGAGTTTGCTCCAAAGGAAGATTTTACCTCTGCTGGACAGAATGAACCAGCAATTTGCGGTTGATAAACAGCAagtcaactctaaccctaacctcagtcGGCAAAACGATTTTGGCACTAACCAGCAGCCAGATGGAG CATGTGTTCCACCAAGTCACATCACTGTCCCAACAATTCCAG aggaggcgtggacaaAGTTGCTGCAAATTTCACCTCTATTTCAGCTTTTGAAAGGAGTGGAGCAAGGGTTAAAAG ACAAAAGCGGCGAGAGATTTTTGGATGAACTGGAATGTCAGTGGGAATGTGAAGGAGAGTTAATCCCGTTGGAGCCATCCAGCCTCAACCCCAAAGAATTCCTCGTGTACCAACATGGACTGTTCCTCATGCACACCTTGCACGCACAAAAACTT ACTCCAACTGTTTCTCTCCAAATAGCTGCGAGGCTTCCTAGTAACAACTACCATAACAACACCTTCAGGAATTCCTTCTTTTATCGG GAAGCAGATGAGACGCTCTTTGTCCGCCGCCAGAGACTTCATTCAGTTGGGGACTTTTACCTGCTGTTGCTGCACTGTTTGTCCCATGTGGCAATTGAAGACATGAGTAACGATTCCACCCCTGCCTTCAAGAGACTTTTCTGGAAG GTACTCCAGGCATCTCTCGGGCAACTATTTCAGGCCAAAGTGGGCTTAGATGTCCCCGCACACGAAGCCCATTGGTCATTTTGTGATAGCGAACCTCCTCAGGGACGTTCAACGTCTGTCATTCCTCACAGCTGTGGGGAACAGTCTGCTTCTCTAGAACAGCCAAGCAGT GCCGTCGAGGAATTTGGAAGGAAACACGGAGAAACGTCTTTGGTGTCAAAAGAGGAAGGCCCAAAGCGTCCTTTGAGACGAGGAAGCACGCTGTcatgtgatttctctcaatcgATCATCAAAGAAAAGTGA
- the laynb gene encoding layilin, with translation MDFMRLFGALIAFLFHNGCASKINGQRICRRGTERPCYKVSYIQDSRRRLTFQDARQACRSDGGDLLSIETESEQRLIERFIQQLHAADGDFWIGLRRSPQRFRTGSVNPGCPSQYFWLDGSKAKFRNWHWDEPSCGGEMCVVLYYQPSAPPDEEGHFLFQWNDDNCNAKNNYVCKYPKEKTTVFTEAGRGNAAHAVPTVMPNIFFTTSSGETIKVGMPESSVSFSDNSLYVPYILYATIPALLLLLLAVSGFFCYKQAKRRKSKTGQPKPWLPTEASTCPIQGPYAFSDITRLSHLSPDSTLPADFKTKYPYAATKEPQWNEYENVYLADRESGFVTNDIYETTGAHCRPQPGWVENEIYG, from the exons ATGGATTTTATGAGACTGTTCGGCGCCCTGATCGCCTTCCTCTTCCACAATGGGTGCGCTTCTAAAATCAATG GCCAAAGAATCTGCCGGCGAGGGACGGAGCGTCCATGCTATAAAGTGTCCTACATCCAGGACAGCAGGCGAAGGCTGACGTTCCAAGACGCCAGGCAGGCTTGCAGATCGGACGGAGGAGATCTGCTCAGCATCGAAACAGAAAGCGAGCAGCGACTGATCGAAAGATTCATACAGCAGCTCCACGCCGCCGATGGAGATTTCTGGATTGGCCTTCGCCGCAGCCCGCAGCGTTTCAGGACTGGCAGCGTCAACCCGGGATGcccgtcccaatacttttggctGGACGGGAGCAAAGCCAAGTtcag GAACTGGCACTGGGACGAGCCTTCCTGCGGCGGAGAAATGTGTGTGGTTCTTTACTACCAACCGTCTGCACCACCTGATGAGGAAGGCCATTTCCTCTTTCAGTGGAATGACGACAACTGCAATGCCAAGAACAACTACGTTTGCAAATATCCAAAAG AGAAGACGACCGTATTTACAGAGGCAGGGCGAGGGAACGCAGCACATGCAG TTCCTACTGTGATGCCAAATATATTCTTCACAACATCAAGTGGCGAGACGATTAAAGTAGGAATGCCTGAGTCATCAG TATCTTTCTCCGACAACTCCTTGTATGTTCCCTACATCTTGTACGCAACCATTCCTGCACTACTGCTGCTATTGCTTGCGGTTTCGGGCTTCTTCTGCTACAAACAAGCTAAGCG GAGAAAGTCCAAAACCGGCCAACCAAAACCATGGCTGCCCACCGAAGCATCAACTTGCCCTATTCAAGGACCCTATGCCTTCAGTGACATCACCAGACTTTCTCACCTTTCTCCGGACAGCACCCTACCAGCTGACTTCAAAACTAAGTACCCATATGCTGCTACAAAGGAACCCCAGTGGAATGAGTACGAGAATGTATATTTAGCGGACAGGGAGAGCGGCTTCGTGACAAATGACATCTACGAGACCACTGGAGCTCACTGTCGCCCTCAGCCTGGTTGGGTTGAAAATGAGATCTATGGGTAG
- the si:dkey-103g5.4 gene encoding uncharacterized protein si:dkey-103g5.4 isoform X1, with the protein MDVGSHHEVNEVLWSGRPLREATVEMHDLAQAEAQRRVAQRATLSLILPPHVLNILSLVDEEEWDQHCVWYTELMSGLDMMDLRMEQLQQDQDKWNTQRGEEWTASVRLTDREPTLGEMWEQCSSRLSDLDVALIKLQFVRHLSKLRADTAQEVLRGKFWYKEYGLIRLCRPRPTGNVMSLLQRKILPLLDRMNQQFAVDKQQVNSNPNLSRQNDFGTNQQPDGACVPPSHITVPTIPGNPVLILKMLDLCRIIRLLLSFSEEAWTKLLQISPLFQLLKGVEQGLKDKSGERFLDELECQWECEGELIPLEPSSLNPKEFLVYQHGLFLMHTLHAQKLTPTVSLQIAARLPSNNYHNNTFRNSFFYREADETLFVRRQRLHSVGDFYLLLLHCLSHVAIEDMSNDSTPAFKRLFWKVLQASLGQLFQAKVGLDVPAHEAHWSFCDSEPPQGRSTSVIPHSCGEQSASLEQPSSAVEEFGRKHGETSLVSKEEGPKRPLRRGSTLSCDFSQSIIKEK; encoded by the exons ATGGACGTTGGCAGCCATCATGAGGTTAATGAG GTCCTGTGGTCAGGCAGGCCGCTAAGGGAAGCAACTGTGGAAATGCACGACTTAGCCCAGGCTGAAGCCCAAAGAAGAGTAGCCCAACGTGccaccttgtctctgatccTTCCTCCACATGTTTTGAATATCCTCAGCCTGG TGGATGAAGAGGAGTGGGATCAGCATTGTGTTTGGTACACTGAGTTGATGTCAGGCCTTGACATGATGGACTTACGCATGGAGCAGCTGCAACAAGATCAGGACAAATGGAACACACAAAGAGGAGAAGAATGGACAGCAAGTGTCCGCCTTACG gACAGAGAGCCGACGCTGGGAGAAATGTGGGAGCAATGTTCTTCCAGATTGTCCGATTTAGATGTTGCTCTCATTAAGCTGCAATTTGTTCGCCATCTTTCCAAGCTGCGTGCTGACACGGCTCAG GAAGTCCTGCGTGGAAAATTCTGGTACAAAGAATACGGTCTGATTCGCTTGTGTCGACCCAGACCGACCGGGAACGTCATGAGTTTGCTCCAAAGGAAGATTTTACCTCTGCTGGACAGAATGAACCAGCAATTTGCGGTTGATAAACAGCAagtcaactctaaccctaacctcagtcGGCAAAACGATTTTGGCACTAACCAGCAGCCAGATGGAG CATGTGTTCCACCAAGTCACATCACTGTCCCAACAATTCCAGGTAATCCAGTTTTAATACTTAAAATGCTGGATTTGTGCCGCATTATTAGGCTTTTGCTTTCATtctcagaggaggcgtggacaaAGTTGCTGCAAATTTCACCTCTATTTCAGCTTTTGAAAGGAGTGGAGCAAGGGTTAAAAG ACAAAAGCGGCGAGAGATTTTTGGATGAACTGGAATGTCAGTGGGAATGTGAAGGAGAGTTAATCCCGTTGGAGCCATCCAGCCTCAACCCCAAAGAATTCCTCGTGTACCAACATGGACTGTTCCTCATGCACACCTTGCACGCACAAAAACTT ACTCCAACTGTTTCTCTCCAAATAGCTGCGAGGCTTCCTAGTAACAACTACCATAACAACACCTTCAGGAATTCCTTCTTTTATCGG GAAGCAGATGAGACGCTCTTTGTCCGCCGCCAGAGACTTCATTCAGTTGGGGACTTTTACCTGCTGTTGCTGCACTGTTTGTCCCATGTGGCAATTGAAGACATGAGTAACGATTCCACCCCTGCCTTCAAGAGACTTTTCTGGAAG GTACTCCAGGCATCTCTCGGGCAACTATTTCAGGCCAAAGTGGGCTTAGATGTCCCCGCACACGAAGCCCATTGGTCATTTTGTGATAGCGAACCTCCTCAGGGACGTTCAACGTCTGTCATTCCTCACAGCTGTGGGGAACAGTCTGCTTCTCTAGAACAGCCAAGCAGT GCCGTCGAGGAATTTGGAAGGAAACACGGAGAAACGTCTTTGGTGTCAAAAGAGGAAGGCCCAAAGCGTCCTTTGAGACGAGGAAGCACGCTGTcatgtgatttctctcaatcgATCATCAAAGAAAAGTGA
- the LOC125972910 gene encoding zona pellucida-like domain-containing protein 1 gives MPHSNKMTLIPLCLPLLAILLHPTLCLYNCSSEYDRLPDSSDLTVDCGITTITLELNLCTAQWAGFNSSSMALNGEHNVTECQGSIDSSVDPPIIRYLLPVNHSDQNPCRQSLQIVDETPDPTGPFSNFLSIQSVIITGFVDTPRTEQGVISYNTDLYYHFSCRYPLEYLVNNTQIVASSVSVATSENNGSFVDTLKMNVYNDSNYGYPLIVPSSGLQLRTRIYVEVKAVNLTGNFHVLLDHCFGTPSAYNVSQTEQHNFFTGCSVDTMATINTNGNSNFARFDFEAFRFVQHRDQTKSSIYLHCIVRLCEPTKCEELLNACNKRKKRSLTPFGQEGRDSATLSVGPLYTSGEDRPSAETYSDNNLESRNNDLDVTGLVVGVVFGSAACALLVLGGWFVLKRFWRTRHLPHDFN, from the exons ATGCCGCATTCCAACAAGATGACTCTCATCCCCCTTTGTCTTCCTCTGCTGGCCATACTGCTGCATCCCACCCTCTGCCTCTACAACTGCTCCTCTGAGTATGACAGGCTCCCAG ATAGCTCAGACCTGACAGTCGACTGCGGCATCACCACGATCACGCTGGAGCTCAACCTGTGCACGGCCCAGTGGGCGGGATTCAATTCGTCTAGCATGGCGCTAAACGGGGAGCACAACGTGACAGAGTGCCAGGGTTCCATTGACTCCAGTGTGGACCCCCCCATCATTCGTTACCTGCTTCCAGTCAACCACAGCGACCAAAACCCCTGCCGACAATCCCTGCAG ATTGTGGATGAGACTCCGGACCCCACGGGACCCTTCAGCAACTTCCTCAGCATCCAGTCGGTCATCATCACAGGCTTCGTCGACACCCCCAGAACTGAGCAGGGCGTGATCAGTTACAACACGGACCTCTACTATCACTTCTCCTGCCGCTATCCCTTAGAGTACCTTGTCAACAACACACAGATAGTGGC GTCTTCGGTTTCAGTGGCAACGAGTGAAAACAATGGAAGCTTCGTTGACACGCTAAAAATGAACGTCTATAAT GACTCCAACTATGGCTACCCATTAATCGTCCCCTCGTCAGGACTACAGCTACGAACGAGGATCTACGTGGAAGTAAAGGCTGTGAACCTGACTGGAAA CTTCCACGTGCTGTTGGATCACTGCTTCGGAACTCCCAGTGCTTATAATGTGTCACAAACCGAGCAACACAACTTCTTTACCGG GTGTTCAGTGGACACAATGGCAACAATAAATACCAACGGGAACTCGAATTTTGCCCGCTTTGATTTTGAGGCCTTCCGTTTTGTTCAACACCGTGATCAGACCAAGTCTAGCATCTACCTACATTGCATTGTCAGACTCTGTGAGCCCACTAAATGTGAAGAACTCTTGAAC GCTTgtaacaagagaaaaaaaaggtccTTGACTCCTTTCGGACAGGAGGGAAGAGACTCAGCCACTCTTTCCGTTGGACCACTTTACACCTCCGGAGAAG ACAGGCCTTCTGCAGAAACCTACA GTGACAATAATTTGGAATCTCGGAATAATGACCTGGATGTGACGGGTCTGGTTGTTGGGGTGGTGTTTGGATCGGCCGCCTGCGCTCTGTTGGTTCTTGGCGGCTGGTTTGTACTCAAGAGGTTTTGGAGGACACGCCATTtacctcatgacttcaactga
- the zgc:162608 gene encoding apolipoprotein A-IV produces MHSEKVMVIICTFAILATSAYPHRGTREVTWTDSKANQAQPKSEITKEADKIYKSQIDDSSLYRNENEYNKNPVTDEMQRKIIGESDRLRARLHQELAQLRERLAPSPAHLASMLASVRERLAPLAQQLDNNTHGLCNQLKMYVSPEVNPYPEVHGWMTQELEQSASKMADILAEFMSQTREVTERLREMSEVEVAHEDFWRGFSSRLESEVKSLKAEVQNSLETLKAELADQSESVRPFKAAVECFCQLQTSQARIERLLTSMEEELEAQLSSSHPVYSGGLLQEDFSVKLSALIQDILHSVQ; encoded by the exons ATGCATTCAGAAAAAGTGATGGTCATCATTTGCACCTTTGCCATCTTGGCAACTTCAG cttACCCACATCGTGGCACCAGGGAAGTGACCTGGACTGATTCCAAGGCCAATCAGGCTCAACCCAAATCAGAAATCACAAAAGAAGCAGA TAAAATCTACAAGAGCCAAATTGACGACAGCAGCCTCTACCGCAACGAGAACGAGTACAACAAAAACCCGGTTACGGATGAGATGCAGCGTAAGATCATCGGGGAGTCAGACCGCCTTCGAGCCCGTTTGCATCAGGAACTGGCACAGCTGAGGGAGAGGCTGGCTCCGTCCCCGGCCCACCTTGCCTCCATGCTGGCCAGCGTGAGGGAACGCTTGGCCCCGCTTGCCCAGCAACTCGACAACAACACACACGGCCTGTGCAACCAGCTCAAGATGTACGTCAGTCCGGAGGTCAACCCGTATCCGGAGGTCCACGGCTGGATGACGCAAGAGCTGGAGCAGAGTGCCTCCAAGATGGCTGACATCCTAGCTGAATTTATGTCTCAAACCAGAGAGGTGACGGAACGCCTGAGAGAGATGAGTGAGGTGGAGGTGGCTCATGAGGATTTCTGGCGGGGATTTAGTTCTAGGCTAGAATCAGAAGTGAAATCACTCAAGGCAGAGGTACAGAATAGTTTGGAGACTCTCAAAGCAGAACTCGCCGATCAGTCTGAAAGCGTGCGGCCCTTCAAGGCCGCGGTGGAATGCTTCTGCCAACTCCAAACTTCTCAAGCCAGGATTGAGAGATTGCTCACGTCAATGGAGGAGGAGCTGGAAGCCCAGTTGAGTTCTTCTCACCCTGTATATTCTGGTGGCTTATTGCAGGAAGACTTCTCTGTCAAACTGTCCGCTCTCATCCAGGACATTTTGCATTCAGTGCAGTGA